One sulfur-oxidizing endosymbiont of Gigantopelta aegis genomic region harbors:
- a CDS encoding transposase has protein sequence MNDQTKKPNKSYTSEFKESAVKLANETDQPVSQTARELGVNVNTLHTWISKYSKPVKTVANRSDEHIYDEVKRLKKELAKVIQERDLLKRPQRTLQGKLCEVRMDN, from the coding sequence ATGAATGATCAAACAAAAAAACCGAATAAAAGCTATACATCAGAATTTAAAGAATCAGCTGTCAAATTAGCTAATGAGACGGATCAACCCGTTTCTCAGACTGCCAGGGAGCTAGGTGTTAATGTAAATACTCTACATACCTGGATCAGTAAATATTCCAAACCGGTGAAGACGGTAGCCAATAGAAGTGATGAACACATTTATGATGAAGTAAAACGTCTGAAAAAAGAATTGGCAAAAGTGATTCAGGAGCGTGATTTATTAAAAAGGCCACAGCGTACTTTGCAAGGGAAACTTTGTGAAGTACGCATGGATAACTGA
- the tnpA gene encoding IS66 family insertion sequence element accessory protein TnpA translates to MSNHSKDASMKQHIEACQASNLSQAVYCQQHKIPSHIFSYYRKKLGMLAHQNRSTPTINSFPLIYWPIPPQAMQLK, encoded by the coding sequence ATGAGCAACCATTCAAAAGATGCTTCGATGAAGCAACACATAGAGGCCTGCCAAGCCAGTAACTTAAGCCAGGCAGTTTATTGTCAACAACATAAGATACCCTCTCATATTTTTAGCTATTATCGAAAGAAGTTGGGTATGTTAGCTCATCAAAACAGGTCAACACCAACAATCAACTCATTCCCATTAATTTACTGGCCAATTCCCCCACAAGCAATGCAATTAAAGTAA
- the tnpB gene encoding IS66 family insertion sequence element accessory protein TnpB (TnpB, as the term is used for proteins encoded by IS66 family insertion elements, is considered an accessory protein, since TnpC, encoded by a neighboring gene, is a DDE family transposase.), whose amino-acid sequence MITGITVNQVYLVSGVTDMRKATNGLSLIVSEQLEHNPFDGSVFVFCNRQRDKLKILYWERNGFWLYYRTLEKGNSSGRWKKNNPLFR is encoded by the coding sequence ATGATAACGGGCATCACAGTCAATCAGGTTTATCTGGTTTCTGGTGTTACCGATATGAGAAAAGCAACCAATGGGCTATCACTGATTGTCTCAGAGCAATTGGAACACAATCCCTTTGATGGCAGTGTCTTTGTTTTTTGTAATCGTCAGCGAGATAAACTTAAAATACTGTACTGGGAGCGTAATGGTTTCTGGCTTTACTATCGTACACTTGAAAAGGGAAATTCCAGTGGCCGATGGAAAAAGAACAACCCACTCTTTCGTTAA
- the tnpC gene encoding IS66 family transposase, which yields MDWYEEQFRLLQHKRFGTSSEKEAHPDFFNEAETFAEEAPEVRETITYERKKPGRKPLPKDLPRKVVRHELSEAEQVCDCGHHLHEIGEETSEQLEIVPAQVYVVEHVQVKYACRACEEGVKTAPKPAQPIPRSFASPSLLAYIIVSKFLDSLPLYRQEAIFKRYKITLSRASMSNWVLKSAELLKPFYNRLLYYLIRQKIIQADETTMRVIHDGRENCPKSYMWLYQSGGYHSKCPIVLYEYQPTRAGQHAKTFLTGFSGYLQTDGFPGYHIFENENSEVTLLGCMAHARRKFHDALKALPKNSQKKPGMVQMAISKIAKLYAIEKQIKPLNAEQRYLIRQEKSKPLLDDLKKSGVMIK from the coding sequence GTGGACTGGTATGAGGAACAATTTCGTCTGTTGCAACACAAACGGTTTGGTACTTCCAGTGAAAAAGAAGCCCACCCCGACTTCTTTAATGAGGCAGAAACGTTCGCCGAAGAAGCACCGGAAGTCCGTGAAACCATTACTTATGAGCGTAAAAAGCCCGGTCGTAAGCCTTTACCTAAAGACCTACCTCGTAAAGTTGTTCGTCATGAGTTATCTGAAGCAGAACAAGTCTGTGACTGCGGTCATCACTTGCATGAAATTGGTGAAGAGACCTCAGAGCAACTGGAAATTGTTCCTGCTCAGGTATATGTTGTAGAACATGTTCAGGTTAAATATGCCTGTCGTGCTTGTGAGGAAGGCGTTAAAACTGCTCCTAAGCCTGCACAGCCCATTCCTAGAAGTTTTGCATCACCCAGCCTGCTGGCCTATATCATTGTTTCTAAATTCCTAGACAGCTTGCCTCTCTATCGACAGGAAGCGATATTTAAACGCTATAAGATAACACTTTCCAGAGCCAGTATGTCCAACTGGGTGCTTAAATCAGCTGAATTACTCAAACCCTTTTATAATCGGTTGTTGTATTATCTCATTAGGCAGAAAATCATCCAGGCCGATGAAACAACGATGCGAGTGATCCATGATGGACGTGAGAATTGCCCTAAATCTTATATGTGGCTCTATCAAAGTGGCGGCTATCATTCCAAGTGTCCCATTGTTTTGTATGAGTATCAGCCTACTCGTGCAGGCCAACATGCCAAAACCTTTTTAACGGGGTTTTCAGGTTACCTGCAAACGGATGGCTTTCCCGGTTATCATATATTCGAAAATGAGAACAGTGAAGTCACTTTATTAGGCTGCATGGCACATGCTCGTCGCAAGTTCCATGATGCCTTAAAAGCATTACCCAAGAACAGTCAGAAAAAGCCTGGCATGGTACAAATGGCGATCAGTAAAATTGCTAAATTGTATGCGATTGAAAAACAAATCAAACCGCTCAATGCTGAACAACGTTACCTGATCCGTCAGGAAAAAAGCAAACCACTACTGGATGACTTAAAAAAAAGTGGTGTGATGATAAAGTGA
- a CDS encoding IS66 family transposase produces the protein MTKTTKDSKLGVAIRYVINQWKYLTVYLEEGNLQIDNNMAERRIKPFVIGRKNWVMNQNPRGAEASAILYSIVQTAKANNLEPFAFLTHILTELPKLGRHYDDEALEQLLPWNLTEKIQPLNKVE, from the coding sequence GTGACTAAAACAACAAAAGACAGTAAGTTGGGTGTCGCTATTCGTTATGTGATCAATCAATGGAAGTATCTGACTGTCTATCTTGAAGAGGGCAACCTCCAGATTGATAATAATATGGCAGAGCGGCGGATCAAACCCTTTGTGATTGGGCGCAAAAACTGGGTCATGAACCAAAATCCTCGTGGTGCTGAGGCCAGTGCTATTTTATATTCAATCGTGCAAACAGCGAAAGCAAACAACCTAGAGCCCTTTGCCTTTTTAACACACATTCTGACTGAGTTACCTAAGCTGGGCAGGCATTATGATGATGAGGCTTTAGAGCAATTGTTGCCATGGAATTTGACTGAAAAAATTCAGCCTTTAAATAAAGTGGAATGA
- a CDS encoding IS66 family transposase: protein MGSFDVYELLKPFYNRLLYYLIRQKIIQADETTMRVIHDGRENCPKSYMWLYQSGGYHSKCPIVLYEYQPTRAGQHAKTFLTGFSGYLQTDGFPGYHIFENENSEVTLLGCMAHARRKFHDALKALPKNSQKKPGMVQMAISKIAKLYAIEKQIKPLNAEQRYLIRQEKSKPLLDD, encoded by the coding sequence GTGGGAAGTTTTGACGTATACGAATTACTCAAACCCTTTTATAATCGGTTGTTGTATTATCTCATTAGGCAGAAAATCATCCAGGCCGATGAAACAACGATGCGAGTGATCCATGATGGACGTGAGAATTGCCCTAAATCTTATATGTGGCTCTATCAAAGTGGCGGCTATCATTCCAAGTGTCCCATTGTTTTGTATGAGTATCAGCCTACTCGTGCAGGCCAACATGCCAAAACCTTTTTAACGGGGTTTTCAGGTTACCTGCAAACGGATGGCTTTCCCGGTTATCATATATTCGAAAATGAGAACAGTGAAGTCACTTTATTAGGCTGCATGGCACATGCTCGTCGCAAGTTCCATGATGCCTTAAAAGCATTACCCAAGAACAGTCAGAAAAAGCCTGGCATGGTACAAATGGCGATCAGTAAAATTGCTAAATTGTATGCGATTGAAAAACAAATCAAACCGCTCAATGCTGAACAACGTTACCTGATCCGTCAGGAAAAAAGCAAACCACTACTGGATGACTAA
- a CDS encoding IS66 family transposase: MTKKKWCDDKVTKTTKDSKLGVAIRYVINQWKYLTVYLEEGNLQIDNNMAERRIKPFVIGRKNWVMNQNPRGAEASAILYSIVQTAKANNLEPFAFLTHILTELPKLGRHYDDEALEQLLPWNLTEKIQPLNKVE; this comes from the coding sequence ATGACTAAAAAAAAGTGGTGTGATGATAAAGTGACTAAAACAACAAAAGACAGTAAGTTGGGTGTCGCTATTCGTTATGTGATCAATCAATGGAAGTATCTGACTGTCTATCTTGAAGAGGGCAACCTCCAGATTGATAATAATATGGCAGAGCGGCGGATCAAACCCTTTGTGATTGGGCGCAAAAACTGGGTCATGAACCAAAATCCTCGTGGTGCTGAGGCCAGTGCTATTTTATATTCAATCGTGCAAACAGCGAAAGCAAACAACCTAGAGCCCTTTGCCTTTTTAACACACATTCTGACTGAGTTACCTAAGCTGGGCAGGCATTATGATGATGAGGCTTTAGAGCAATTGTTGCCATGGAATTTGACTGAAAAAATTCAGCCTTTAAATAAAGTGGAATGA
- a CDS encoding PIN domain-containing protein produces the protein MKIVFDTNIILDVLLNREPFVELSANIVSSVENNNIEGYLCATTITTFDVSTLFRTVF, from the coding sequence TTGAAGATAGTATTTGACACTAATATTATTCTTGATGTTTTATTAAACAGAGAGCCCTTTGTTGAGCTGTCAGCTAATATTGTTAGCTCTGTAGAGAACAATAACATTGAAGGTTATTTGTGTGCAACGACTATTACAACATTTGATGTGTCAACACTTTTCCGGACAGTTTTCTAA
- a CDS encoding DUF6364 family protein has product MQTKLTLRLEDSLIQEAKDYAKQHDKSLSQVVADYFHMLTQQAGKSGISPITKSLIGILDSNNIDKNDYKKHLEEKYL; this is encoded by the coding sequence ATGCAAACAAAATTAACACTCAGACTAGAAGACTCTTTGATACAAGAAGCAAAAGATTATGCAAAACAACATGATAAGTCACTTTCTCAAGTTGTAGCTGATTACTTTCACATGTTGACACAACAGGCCGGAAAATCAGGAATATCTCCCATCACAAAGTCATTAATTGGGATTTTAGACTCCAATAATATTGATAAAAATGATTATAAAAAACATTTAGAGGAAAAATACCTTTGA
- a CDS encoding AbrB/MazE/SpoVT family DNA-binding domain-containing protein codes for MLKVKVTSIGNSMGILLPKEALIKMKVSKGDALYLVESPEGFTLTPYQEDFESQIEAAENIMKRYRNTLHELAK; via the coding sequence ATGTTAAAAGTAAAAGTTACCTCAATTGGCAATTCTATGGGAATTTTACTGCCAAAAGAAGCTCTTATCAAGATGAAAGTATCCAAAGGAGATGCTTTGTATCTTGTAGAAAGTCCAGAAGGCTTCACTTTAACACCGTATCAAGAGGATTTTGAAAGCCAAATTGAAGCGGCTGAAAACATAATGAAACGATACCGAAATACTCTTCATGAGCTAGCTAAATGA
- a CDS encoding type II toxin-antitoxin system death-on-curing family toxin produces MREPVWVLDEIVESVHSMLLAEHGGGSGIRDKALLDSAIARAKQKFSYDSDVSIFDLAAAYSFGIAKNHPFVDGNKRTDFTIGTLFLEINGFKLNATEVDATVTFENLATDIINENELSSWFKKCCIKV; encoded by the coding sequence ATGAGAGAACCTGTTTGGGTACTTGATGAAATTGTTGAATCAGTACACTCCATGCTTTTGGCAGAACATGGGGGTGGAAGTGGAATTCGAGATAAAGCTCTTTTAGATTCTGCAATCGCTAGAGCCAAACAAAAATTTAGCTATGATTCAGATGTTTCAATTTTTGATCTTGCTGCCGCTTATAGCTTTGGTATTGCAAAAAATCATCCATTTGTTGATGGAAACAAAAGAACAGATTTCACTATTGGCACTTTGTTCCTTGAAATTAATGGTTTCAAACTTAATGCAACTGAAGTTGATGCCACTGTCACTTTTGAAAATTTAGCAACAGATATCATTAACGAAAATGAACTGTCATCATGGTTCAAGAAATGCTGTATTAAAGTCTAA
- a CDS encoding CopG family antitoxin, with protein sequence MKKEYDLSKMKSRKNPYASKLKKPVTMRLGEDVINYFKSMAEDSGVPYQSLINLYLRDCISQHRKVDISWNQQP encoded by the coding sequence ATGAAAAAAGAATATGATTTGTCTAAAATGAAGTCACGTAAAAATCCATATGCATCAAAACTAAAGAAACCTGTAACAATGAGGCTAGGTGAAGATGTAATTAATTATTTCAAAAGCATGGCTGAAGATTCAGGTGTTCCTTATCAAAGCTTAATTAATCTTTATCTTCGAGATTGTATTTCACAGCATCGTAAAGTTGATATTTCTTGGAACCAACAGCCCTAA
- a CDS encoding BrnT family toxin yields the protein MIEFEWNPSKAPSNKRKHGVTFEEAQSVFYDDFAIQFFDDENSGEEDRFLILGHSNQSRILLICHCEKDSGNLIRIISARKATAKERKLYQGETS from the coding sequence ATGATTGAATTCGAATGGAATCCCTCAAAAGCACCATCAAACAAAAGAAAACATGGCGTAACCTTCGAAGAGGCGCAGTCAGTATTCTACGATGATTTCGCTATTCAATTCTTTGATGATGAAAATTCAGGAGAAGAAGATAGGTTTCTAATACTTGGTCATAGCAATCAATCACGAATACTGCTTATTTGTCATTGTGAAAAAGACTCAGGTAATCTCATTCGAATCATATCAGCTCGTAAAGCAACCGCAAAAGAGCGAAAGCTGTATCAAGGTGAAACATCATGA
- a CDS encoding excalibur calcium-binding domain-containing protein — translation MKKIIIITVVLIIGWYGNLLYKQNDLPFFQSSISISDLGEQKKCITKDGEVIYGSVPKGTICERYEPIKGSLTVVPSTTYKNDRPKNRRISSFKCDERQYCSQMNSRAEAIFFNNNCPNTKMDGDYDGIPCENDSRF, via the coding sequence ATGAAAAAAATAATTATAATTACCGTAGTTCTAATAATTGGATGGTACGGAAACTTACTATACAAACAAAATGACTTACCATTTTTTCAGAGTTCGATAAGCATCTCTGATTTAGGAGAACAAAAAAAATGCATTACTAAAGATGGTGAAGTTATATATGGGAGCGTGCCAAAAGGAACCATATGTGAAAGATATGAACCAATTAAAGGCTCATTAACAGTAGTTCCAAGTACAACATATAAAAATGATAGACCCAAAAATCGTAGAATTTCAAGTTTCAAATGTGATGAAAGGCAATACTGTAGCCAAATGAATTCAAGAGCAGAAGCTATATTCTTTAATAATAACTGTCCAAATACAAAAATGGATGGTGATTATGATGGTATTCCTTGTGAAAATGACAGTCGTTTTTAA